The Methanothermobacter sp. CaT2 DNA window GTCCCTGAAATCCCAGACCATGACGAACTGTCCCGGTCTAACCTCCCGTCTGAAGTCCCAGCTGAATATGAAGGTCTTCACGCTTTCAGATTCCTCAACTATCCTCTTAATCTCAAGAACCTCTGGAACATTCATGGAATCCATCTCCCTAATCATGTGCCAGCCCCACCATCTCATCCACCGATGAGAATCCTTCGGCCATCATGAAGGCCTCAAGGCCCCTGCATATCTTCATGAAAACCTCGGGGCCATCATACATTATGGCTGTTCCAACCTGAACAGCCCTTGCACCTGCAAAGAGGAACTCGACTGCATCCTGGAAGTCCCTGACACCTCCCACACCCATTATGGGGATATCCACGCTGCGGTAAACGTCATAGACGCATCTGACCGCGACGGGTTTTATTGCCGGGCCTGACATGCCTCCGAAGGCATTGGAGAGTATGGGCCTTGCGGTCTTTATATCGATCTTCATCCCGGGGCCAAGGGAGTTTATGAGGGTAAGGGCGTCTGAACCAGCCTCCTCAGCGCTCCCTGCTATCTCAACGATGTCTGTGACGTTTGGTGTGAGCTTCGTGGATACCGGGACGTCCACTGCATCCTTAACAGCAGAAACAACCCTGAAGGTCAGTTCAGGGTCCTGTCCGATTGAGGCTCCGCATCCTGCCATGGCGTGGGGGCAGGAGACGTTCAGTTCAATCATGTCAGCGTATTCCTCCACTGAAGCCGCTGCTGAGGCAAATTCCTCGGGTGAGGCTCCATAGACTGATGCTATCAGAGGTACCTCCTCATCCACCAGCTTCAGCTCCTCCCTGAATGCCTCAACACCTGGGTTTGAGAGTCCAATTGCGTTTATGACCCCGCCTGTGACCTCCACGGTTGTGGGATTTCTGTATCCAGGGTTGGGGTTGAGTGAGAAGGACTTGGTCACAACAGCCCCTGCACCCCCACGGTAAATCCTGTTAAGGGACGATGCCATGCTACCCATGACCCCTGCAGCCAGTATGGTCGGGTTCCGGAGTTCAATATTACATATGCTGGTCTCAAGCATGAAAAACACCTTCTGCTAAATATATTTATATCCGTCACCTATAGATGTACCCCTATGAAGTGTTATCTTACAGGTTGCATTGCAGGTCCTCTTGCCTTCAGTGAAGATCTGGAGCTCATAGATTATGAACCTTTCCCGGTTGATGAAATCCCCGGAAGGCTTGCTGAGTCACAGATGGGTGGTGTTTCACCGGAGGAGAGGATTATGCTCGAGAGGCTCACCCCTGAATACGATGAGGTTGTGGTTGAGGCCTCCCCCTCTCCGGAGTATGCCGGGTTCAGGAACCTCAGATTTGAGGTTCCAAGCAGGGCAGGCGTCCACCTCAGGGAGAACCTTGAGGACATCCTGGCAGAAATCCTTGATATGCCCGCCGGGGACTTCATACATGACGCCCTCATGTCGGTTGCACGTGAAAGGCTGAGGGAGTCCCTCCGGGAGACAGACAGGTTCATAATACAGTCCATAAATGCCCTTGATGAACTTGATGAGGAGACCGGGAAGCTCATAGAAAGGTTGAGAGAATGGTACTCCCTCCACTTCCCTGAACTCGACGGTATTAAGAGTCATGAACAGTACGTTGAGCTCATTGCAGAGTACGGTGACCGGGACCAGATACTGAAAAATTTCAGGATGGACGTTGATGAGAGTCTTGGCTCAGATATCACCTCCGAGGACCTCCACATCCTCAGGGGCCTTGCAGAGAGTATAAGGGGTCTTCAGAGGCTGAGGGAGGAGACAGAGAGGTACATTGACATCAAGATGGAGAAGCTTGCCCCCAACCTCAGGGCCCTTGCAGGGTCAAATGTTGGTGCGAGGCTCATTGCCCATGCCGGGGGATTGAGGGAACTTGCCATGCTACCATCCTCCACAATACAGGTCCTTGGAGCTGAGAAGGCCCTCTTCAGACACCTGAAATCCGGTGCAAAGCCACCGAAGCATGGGGTTATATTCCAGCACCCCTCGATAAGGTCATCCCCCTGGTGGATCAGGGGAAAGGTTGCAAGGCTGCTGGCGGGTAAGATAGCCATCGCAGTTAGAAAGGACGTTTTCAGCAGAGAATTTGATCCGGGAATAGTTGAATCATTCAATGAGAGGTTTGAAGCCATTAAAAGTGATAACCCGAAGCCCCCGGCAAGGAAGAAGGGTTTCAGAAGGAAGAGGAAATGATCGTGGGCAGGTGTATGCTGTGAAGGAAGTTAAGGGTATTGATGGTGTCTTTATCATGAACAACTCCCTCCTCACCATTAACCCCAACCCCGGTGTGAAGGTCTATGGTGAGAGGATCATTGAGTGGGGCGGCCGGGAGTACCGGGTCTGGGATCCCCGGCGCTCCAAGCTTGCTGCGGCCATACTTAACGGTCTGCGGGGTTTCAGTCTGAATTCAGACTCCAGGGTTCTCTATCTGGGTGCATCGGCCGGGACAACTGCCTCACACATATCTGATATCGTCACGGATGGGAGGGTCTACTGCATCGAATTCTCTCCCAGGATGATGCGGGAACTCCTGGGTGTGTGTGAATCCAGAAAAAACATGGCCCCCCTCCTTGAGGATGCCTCAAGACCCCTCAGTTACCTCAGGATGGTTGAGGCCGCTGATCTCGTGTACTGCGATGTTGCACAGCCTGACCAGACCAGGTTATTCACTGAGAATATGAATTGCTTCCTGAAGAGGGATGGTTATGGACTCATAATGATAAAGGCCCGGAGCATAGATGTTACAAGAAGTCCCAGAAAGATCTTCCGGGAGGAAGTAGGGAAGCTTGAGTCTTCTGGTTTCAGAATAATTGATCAGGTGGGTCTCAATCCCTACGAAAAGGATCATATGGCGGTTCTGGTTAAAAGGGATGTTTAGAAGAGCATATGATTTTTTGATATATTTTTAGTAAAAAAAGGTATATATTGGATTAATTACATAATTTCAATCCCAACTGCAGGCCATAATTTCACCTCCGGGTTATTGTTCACAATAACCTGGAGTTGAATTTTAATTTTTTGCGTTAATATCATGATGTAAAGGTGAGTTTTAATAATATTTAAAGCTGAGAGGGGATAGAACAGCCAGAACTGCGGTTAAACTGTTTCTAACCTAATAATATTTTTTCTAGTTCTATAATAACTGGTCCAGGCTGTCTCCAACCTTCCTTATCACTTCATCAATTATGATGGACGCAAGTTCATCCTTTTCCATAAGGGGAAGCTCGGTTACCATGTCTGAGACAATGATGGCCCGGTTCCTGTCTGAGCCAAAACCCCCAACGGACACGTCGTTGGCAACCACCATATCAACACCTGATTCCCTTATCTGTTTCCTTGCAGATTCCACCAGTGCCTCATCGTCCACATCATACTCTGCCTTGAATCCAACGATGAACGCTTCAGGATTAATCTCCCTTGCGATCCCTATTACCTTGGGGTTGGGTCTGAGTTCAACTGAAAACTCCTCTGAGGATGATATCTTTCTCTCAGTGTAGACCGGCTTGAAGTCAGCCACTGCAGCCGCAGATATGAATACATCGTGATCAGCAACGAGTTCCCTGACCCTTTCGGCCATCTCCTCTGCTGTCTCTGCCCGGAAGGATCTTAACTGTGGGGGTATCTCCACAGATACGGTGCCGGCCACAACCGTGACATCAGCGCCCTCTATGTAGGCCCTCCTTGCTATGGCGAGACCCATCTTCCCTGAACTCCTGTTTGTAATCCCTCTGACGGGGTCTATGGGTTCATAGGTCCCCCCAAGACTCACAAGGACCCTTTTACCCTGCAGTCTCTGTCTGGAGGTCTGTCTCATTGCCTCGAGTACTATGGTGTCAATGTCCGGGAACTTGGCCTTTCCCTCATCCATGCGGGGCTCAATAAAGATAACTCCCTCTTCCTTCAGCCTCATGATATTCTCGGCTGCGGCGGCATACATGGCCTCATGCATTGAGGGCACCATGACAATTGGGGTGCCCATGCCTGATGCTGTGAGGAGGAGGGACGATATGGGGTTATCAGCCAGCCTGTATGCCAGTTTACCTATAATGTTGGCTGTTGCCGGCGCCACAAGGATCAGGTCAGCGCCTGCGTATTTAACGTGCTCAATTTCCCCTGTAAGTTCCAGTACAGGTTTGCTTCCGGTTGCAAATTCCATTGCATAGGGGTGTATTATCCGGCAGGCGTCCTCGCTCATGAAGCACTTAACCTCGGCTCCCTGCCTCCCAAGCTCCCTTGCAAGCTTCACCGCCTCGATGGCTGCAACACTCCCTGTGACGCACAGTATGATCTCCATGGAATCCCCATCATGTATCATCTATAACTACAACCGTCTTCTCACCGGTCAGCATTTCTATTATATTATTGAGGGTTTCCAGTTTGCCAGGCACTCTCCTGGCATCCTCCCTCATGACCCTTATCTTGAAGCGTTCTTCCCCATCCTTCCCGAATACAATGTTGATCCCTGATATCCTTGCAGGTGCTAGAACATCCTCTGCAACTGATTTGAGGTCTGATTTCTCTCCAACAACCCGGACCTTCTTTCCTATGGCCCTTGATATTGCCTTCACAATTTTACCGCCCTTGCCTATGAGTTTACCGACCTCACCAGCTTCTGTGATTATTATAACTATCCCGTCAAGGTCTATGGCCCTTTTAAATCCCAGTTTACCTTCTCCAATCCTGTATAGAACCTTCGCAATCTCCAGTTCAGTTTGAGTTACCTCCCCTGTTTTAAG harbors:
- a CDS encoding dihydroorotate dehydrogenase, which translates into the protein MLETSICNIELRNPTILAAGVMGSMASSLNRIYRGGAGAVVTKSFSLNPNPGYRNPTTVEVTGGVINAIGLSNPGVEAFREELKLVDEEVPLIASVYGASPEEFASAAASVEEYADMIELNVSCPHAMAGCGASIGQDPELTFRVVSAVKDAVDVPVSTKLTPNVTDIVEIAGSAEEAGSDALTLINSLGPGMKIDIKTARPILSNAFGGMSGPAIKPVAVRCVYDVYRSVDIPIMGVGGVRDFQDAVEFLFAGARAVQVGTAIMYDGPEVFMKICRGLEAFMMAEGFSSVDEMVGLAHD
- a CDS encoding NOP5/NOP56 family protein translates to MKCYLTGCIAGPLAFSEDLELIDYEPFPVDEIPGRLAESQMGGVSPEERIMLERLTPEYDEVVVEASPSPEYAGFRNLRFEVPSRAGVHLRENLEDILAEILDMPAGDFIHDALMSVARERLRESLRETDRFIIQSINALDELDEETGKLIERLREWYSLHFPELDGIKSHEQYVELIAEYGDRDQILKNFRMDVDESLGSDITSEDLHILRGLAESIRGLQRLREETERYIDIKMEKLAPNLRALAGSNVGARLIAHAGGLRELAMLPSSTIQVLGAEKALFRHLKSGAKPPKHGVIFQHPSIRSSPWWIRGKVARLLAGKIAIAVRKDVFSREFDPGIVESFNERFEAIKSDNPKPPARKKGFRRKRK
- a CDS encoding fibrillarin-like rRNA/tRNA 2'-O-methyltransferase, with translation MYAVKEVKGIDGVFIMNNSLLTINPNPGVKVYGERIIEWGGREYRVWDPRRSKLAAAILNGLRGFSLNSDSRVLYLGASAGTTASHISDIVTDGRVYCIEFSPRMMRELLGVCESRKNMAPLLEDASRPLSYLRMVEAADLVYCDVAQPDQTRLFTENMNCFLKRDGYGLIMIKARSIDVTRSPRKIFREEVGKLESSGFRIIDQVGLNPYEKDHMAVLVKRDV
- the coaBC gene encoding bifunctional phosphopantothenoylcysteine decarboxylase/phosphopantothenate--cysteine ligase CoaBC, whose amino-acid sequence is MEIILCVTGSVAAIEAVKLARELGRQGAEVKCFMSEDACRIIHPYAMEFATGSKPVLELTGEIEHVKYAGADLILVAPATANIIGKLAYRLADNPISSLLLTASGMGTPIVMVPSMHEAMYAAAAENIMRLKEEGVIFIEPRMDEGKAKFPDIDTIVLEAMRQTSRQRLQGKRVLVSLGGTYEPIDPVRGITNRSSGKMGLAIARRAYIEGADVTVVAGTVSVEIPPQLRSFRAETAEEMAERVRELVADHDVFISAAAVADFKPVYTERKISSSEEFSVELRPNPKVIGIAREINPEAFIVGFKAEYDVDDEALVESARKQIRESGVDMVVANDVSVGGFGSDRNRAIIVSDMVTELPLMEKDELASIIIDEVIRKVGDSLDQLL
- a CDS encoding transcription elongation factor NusA; translated protein: MVLPICDVCLKSGILCQGCENKLKTGEVTQTELEIAKVLYRIGEGKLGFKRAIDLDGIVIIITEAGEVGKLIGKGGKIVKAISRAIGKKVRVVGEKSDLKSVAEDVLAPARISGINIVFGKDGEERFKIRVMREDARRVPGKLETLNNIIEMLTGEKTVVVIDDT